Proteins encoded by one window of Culicoides brevitarsis isolate CSIRO-B50_1 chromosome 2, AGI_CSIRO_Cbre_v1, whole genome shotgun sequence:
- the LOC134832753 gene encoding sestrin homolog isoform X1, with amino-acid sequence MYSMVENFTEMGQIGQDYGLKQYLMENETLDHVTKVIAYHPRYLEHYLRTQNFILNCDGPLSEPYRHYLAIMAAARHNCSYLVALHEKRFLQARGDPKWLNGLEFVPAKLRAIYEINKILCHRPWLLNKEHIERLTKGSFNWSLSEVVHAIVLLAHFHSLASFVFSCGLTQELDTQTTSSHTIYNNLCNQQQQNEQINGGSPPSMMSMLNGMNGGDGQFAKVDALMEKMKVLSQKTDECSETELSNRFKNVEMQAAELPIQSTTTEAPKIYTQYVDDPTFKYQDFTRRGAENVPTTFRVQDYSWDDHGLSLVSQLYNDVGYLLDDKFRTAYNLTYYTIAGRQNVDTSKFRRAIWNYIQCIYGIRHDDYDYGEVNQLLDRPLKMFIKTACCFPERITKKDYDSVLVELQHSEKVHVNLLILEARNQVELLYALREIMRYMT; translated from the exons TACGGCCTGAAGCAATATCTAATGGAGAATGAGACTCTGGATCACGTTACGAAAGTAATTGCATATCATCCGCGTTACTTGGAGCACTATTTGCgcacacaaaatttcatcctCAACTGTGATGGGCCTCTGTCGGAGCCCTATCGTCATTATTTGGCGATCATGGCAGCTGCACGTCATAATTGCTCGTATCTCGTAGCGTTGCATGAAAAACGTTTCTTACAAGCGCGCGGCGATCCAAAATGGTTAAACGGATTGGAATTCGTGCCGGCGAAGTTACGAGCTATTTAcgaaatcaacaaaattctGTGTCATCGTCCTTGGCTGCTAAATAAGGAGCATATTGAGCGACTCACAAAGGGATCTTTCAATTGGTCTTTGTCGGAAGTTGTGCATGCGATTGTTTTGCTTGCGCATTTTCACTCGCTCGCTTCGTTTGTTTTCTCATGCGGTCTAACTCAGGAATTGGATACACAAACAACATCTAGTCACACAATTTACAACAATCTTTGCaatcagcagcagcaaaacgAACAGATTAATGGCGGAAGTCCTCCCTCGATGATGTCGATGCTAAATGGCATGAATGGAGGCGACGGGCAATTCGCCAAAGTCGATGCCCtcatggaaaaaatgaaagttttgtcGCAAAAGACGGATGAATGTAGCGAAACGGAACTCAGTAATCGCTTCAAAAATGTCGAAATGCAGGCAGCTGAACTCCCCATACAATCAACAACCACCGAAGCACCAAAAATTTACACGCAGTATGTCGACGATCCGACGTTCAAGTATCAGGATTTCACGAGACGCGGCGCCGAAAATGTCCCGACGACATTTCGCGTGCAAGATTACTCATGGGACGATCATGGCTTGTCGTTGGTGAGTCAACTTTATAACGATGTCGGATATTTGTTGGATGATAAGTTTCGCACTGCATACAATCTCACCTATTATACAATTGCAG gACGTCAAAATGTCGATACCTCAAAGTTTCGTCGTGCCATATGGAATTACATCCAATGTATCTACGGAATTCGACATGATGACTACGACTATGGAGAAGTGAATCAa TTACTTGATCGCCCATTGAAGATGTTCATTAAAACGGCCTGTTGTTTCCCTGAACGCATCACAAAGAAGGACTATGATAGCGTGCTCGTCGAGTTACAACACAGCGAAAAG gTCCACGTTAATCTCCTAATTCTCGAGGCACGCAATCAGGTAGAGCTTCTGTACGCACTCAGAGAAATAATGCGCTACATGACATGA
- the LOC134832753 gene encoding sestrin homolog isoform X2 — translation MENETLDHVTKVIAYHPRYLEHYLRTQNFILNCDGPLSEPYRHYLAIMAAARHNCSYLVALHEKRFLQARGDPKWLNGLEFVPAKLRAIYEINKILCHRPWLLNKEHIERLTKGSFNWSLSEVVHAIVLLAHFHSLASFVFSCGLTQELDTQTTSSHTIYNNLCNQQQQNEQINGGSPPSMMSMLNGMNGGDGQFAKVDALMEKMKVLSQKTDECSETELSNRFKNVEMQAAELPIQSTTTEAPKIYTQYVDDPTFKYQDFTRRGAENVPTTFRVQDYSWDDHGLSLVSQLYNDVGYLLDDKFRTAYNLTYYTIAGRQNVDTSKFRRAIWNYIQCIYGIRHDDYDYGEVNQLLDRPLKMFIKTACCFPERITKKDYDSVLVELQHSEKVHVNLLILEARNQVELLYALREIMRYMT, via the exons ATGGAGAATGAGACTCTGGATCACGTTACGAAAGTAATTGCATATCATCCGCGTTACTTGGAGCACTATTTGCgcacacaaaatttcatcctCAACTGTGATGGGCCTCTGTCGGAGCCCTATCGTCATTATTTGGCGATCATGGCAGCTGCACGTCATAATTGCTCGTATCTCGTAGCGTTGCATGAAAAACGTTTCTTACAAGCGCGCGGCGATCCAAAATGGTTAAACGGATTGGAATTCGTGCCGGCGAAGTTACGAGCTATTTAcgaaatcaacaaaattctGTGTCATCGTCCTTGGCTGCTAAATAAGGAGCATATTGAGCGACTCACAAAGGGATCTTTCAATTGGTCTTTGTCGGAAGTTGTGCATGCGATTGTTTTGCTTGCGCATTTTCACTCGCTCGCTTCGTTTGTTTTCTCATGCGGTCTAACTCAGGAATTGGATACACAAACAACATCTAGTCACACAATTTACAACAATCTTTGCaatcagcagcagcaaaacgAACAGATTAATGGCGGAAGTCCTCCCTCGATGATGTCGATGCTAAATGGCATGAATGGAGGCGACGGGCAATTCGCCAAAGTCGATGCCCtcatggaaaaaatgaaagttttgtcGCAAAAGACGGATGAATGTAGCGAAACGGAACTCAGTAATCGCTTCAAAAATGTCGAAATGCAGGCAGCTGAACTCCCCATACAATCAACAACCACCGAAGCACCAAAAATTTACACGCAGTATGTCGACGATCCGACGTTCAAGTATCAGGATTTCACGAGACGCGGCGCCGAAAATGTCCCGACGACATTTCGCGTGCAAGATTACTCATGGGACGATCATGGCTTGTCGTTGGTGAGTCAACTTTATAACGATGTCGGATATTTGTTGGATGATAAGTTTCGCACTGCATACAATCTCACCTATTATACAATTGCAG gACGTCAAAATGTCGATACCTCAAAGTTTCGTCGTGCCATATGGAATTACATCCAATGTATCTACGGAATTCGACATGATGACTACGACTATGGAGAAGTGAATCAa TTACTTGATCGCCCATTGAAGATGTTCATTAAAACGGCCTGTTGTTTCCCTGAACGCATCACAAAGAAGGACTATGATAGCGTGCTCGTCGAGTTACAACACAGCGAAAAG gTCCACGTTAATCTCCTAATTCTCGAGGCACGCAATCAGGTAGAGCTTCTGTACGCACTCAGAGAAATAATGCGCTACATGACATGA
- the LOC134832755 gene encoding farnesol dehydrogenase-like has product MENWRGKVAVVTGSSAGIGAAICEALARHGVHVVGMARRTDRTAALAEKCKSFPGKIHAVECDVTSSESINKAFDWVSKKFGGVDILVNNAGTYRKGNFLDLEIPDEKFTLTFETNVTGLLLCTRRAYKLMLNRPMGYIININSVAGHMSANALPPTFGLNIYGASKHAVTQITEVVRMELASMGNHKIRISSVSPGAIETEIHLAAEIGENIWEKMQVLQPSDVADQCIYLLSTKPNVHVSELTIKPAGEKF; this is encoded by the exons ATGGAAAATTGGCGCGGCAAAGTTGCTGTCGTTACAGGCAGTTCAGCAGGCATCGGAGCGGCGATTTGTGAAGCTCTGGCACGTCATGGAGTGCATGTTGTTGGAATGGCACGTCGTACCGATCGAACAGCTGCTCTTGCGGAAAAATGCAAATCATTTCCGGGAAAAATTCATGCCGTCGAATGCGACGTTACCTCATCTGAATCCATTAATAAGGCTTTTGATTGGGTTTCGAAGAAATTTGGAGGCGTCGATATTCTTGTGAACAACGCAGGAACGTATCGCAAAGGAAATTTCTTGGATTTAGAAATTccggatgaaaaatttactttgactTTTGAGACAAATGTCACAGGATTGCTTTTGTGCACGCGACGAGCCTATAAATTAATGTTGAATCGTCCCATGGGATACATTATTAACATTAATAGTGTTGCCGGGCATATGTCAGCTAATGCTTTACCTCCAACTTTTGGCTTGAATATCTACGGGGCTTCGAAACATGCCGTCACACAGATCACAGAAGTGGTTAGAATGGAATTGGCATCGATGggaaatcataaaattcgtATTTCGAGTGTTAGTCCGGGAGCGATTGAAACAGAAATTCACTTGGcgg ctgAAATTGGAGAGAATATTTGGGAAAAGATGCAAGTTTTACAACCAAGCGATGTTGCGGATCAATGTATTTACCTCTTAAGCACGAAGCCCAATGTGCACGTTTCTGAATTGACGATCAAACCAGCaggcgaaaaattttaa
- the LOC134832754 gene encoding farnesol dehydrogenase-like, with the protein MEKWLGKTAVVTGASSGIGAAICVDLARQGVNVIGLARRVEKVEELSNTHKSLSGKIFARKCDISSVSDIKETFSWIESTFGGLEILVNNAAKLKYMNILSKDEDNTEDVIATINTNLTGVILCAQEAFKSMAKRDVYGYIVNINSVSGHLYTYDPEWRENVYPATKHGVTAATEVMRVELAAMKNLKIRISSVSPGFVKTNIFNAAGFGEDVDKVFEGWPVLEPEDVSDAVLYLLKTKSHVNIREITIQPTGERLN; encoded by the exons ATGGAAAAGTGGCTTGGCAAGACAGCTGTCGTTACGGGAGCTTCGTCAGGCATTGGAGCAGCGATTTGTGTTGACTTGGCACGACAAGGAGTGAATGTAATTGGCTTGGCGCGTCGTGTTGAAAAGGTAGAAGAGCTTTCAAACACTCACAAATCCCTTTCTGGCAAGATTTTTGCTCGAAAATGCGATATTTCGTCAGTTTCTGATATCAAAGAGACTTTTTCATGGATCGAAAGTACCTTTGGAGGCTTGGAAATTCTCGTAAATAATGCTGCAAAGCTCAAATACAtgaatattttgtcaaaagaCGAAGACAATACGGAAGATGTGATTGCAACAATTAATACAAATCTCACGGGCGTCATTTTGTGTGCGCAGGAAGCTTTCAAATCGATGGCAAAACGTGATGTTTACGGATATATCGTTAATATCAACAGCGTTTCGGGGCATTTGTACACTTATGATCCCGAATGGCGTGAAAATGTTTATCCAGCAACGAAACATGGCGTCACAGCAGCTACTGAAGTCATGAGAGTTGAATTAGCAGCcatgaaaaacttgaaaattcgcATTTCGAGTGTTAGTCCGGGATTTgtgaaaacaaatattttcaacgcAGCAGGATTTGGCGAAGATGTTGACAAAGTCTTTGAAGGATGGCCCGTTTTAGAACCCGAAGATGTCTCAGATGCCGTTCTATATTTGCTAAAAACCAAATCGCATGTCAAT ATAAGAGAAATCACGATTCAACCAACGGGCGAacgattaaattga